In Pseudomonas sp. PDNC002, the DNA window TTCGTCCTGTACCGAACGGTCCCCTCTCCCCTGGGAGAGGGTTAGGGTGAGGGGCTCCTAAAAATGTATGCCGTGCGGACGGCAGGGAAGCGCATTTTTCGGGTGAGCGCGGGAGGAAGCTGTGAGGGACTGTTTGGTGCTGGGAAGCCCGTGCCATGGGTATCCCCTCACCCCAACCCTCTCCCGGAGGGAGAGGGAGTTGATCGTGCCGGCCGATACCGAGGTTTCATCCTGTACCGAACGGTCCCCTCTCCCCCTGGGAGAGGGTTAGGGTGAGGGGCTTCTAAACAGGGCAGTGCGTCAGCGCTTGCGCCAGCAGGCAAAGAGGTTCCACGCCACCAGGCCGGTGACGAAAGCGGAGCTGCTGTAGAAGAGCATGGCGTCCACGTGGATTCCTCCGGAGCGACAGCGCCCCCGAGAACGGGGGCGCTGGGTGGGCGGGCGGGCTTACTTCTCGGCGACCAGACGCGCGTGGGCGGATTCCTCGCCCAGGTTGTTCAGCATCCGCTCGCTGTACCAGTCGAGGAAGTTGATCACACCGAATTCGTAGGTCTTCGAGTACGGCCCCGGCTGGTAGGCGGTGGAGTTGATGCCACGCTGGTTCTCTTCGGCCAGGCGACGGTCCTGGTCGTTGGTCGCGTCCCAGACTTCGCGCAGGCGTGCCACGTCGTAGTCGACGCCTTCCACCGCATCCTTGTGCACCAGCCACTTGGTGGTGACCACGGTTTCCTGCGCGCTGATCGGCCAAACGGTGAAGACGATCAGGTGATCGCCCATGCAGTGGTTCCACGAATGCGGCAGGTGCAGGATGCGCATCGAACCCAGGTCCGGGTTCTGGATGCGGCCCATGAGCTTCTTGCTGCCCTGCTTGCCGTCCATGGTCATGGACACGGTGCCCTGCAGCAGCGGCATGCGCACGATGCGGTTGCGCAGGCCGAAGCTGGCATGGGCGTAAGGAATCTTCTCGGCATCCCAGGCGGTGGTGCAGGCGGCGACCTGGTCCTTGAACGCCTGGCTGGCACGCGGGTCGGTAACGTCGTCCCACTCCAGCAGGGTGTTCAGCAGCTCCGGGTGCGAGCCGTTGCAGTGGTAGCACTCGCGGTTGTTTTCCAGCACCAGCTTCCAGTTGGCCTTTTCCCGCAGCGTGGTCTGCACCGCCACCTTGGTGTTCTCCATGTCGTACGGCTCCATGTAGTGCTCGAGCGTACGCAGGAAGTCATCGATGGCCGGCGGGTTCTCCGACAGCGAGATGAAGATGTAGCCGCCAGCGGTCTTCACGTTCACCGGCTTGAGGCTGTAGTCCTTCATGTCGAAGTCCGCGCCCATCTCGGTGCCGGCGAACAGCAGGCGGCCATCCAGTTCGTAGGTCCACTGGTGGTAGGGGCAGACCAGCTTGGCGACCTTGCCCTTGTCGCTGACGCACAGGCGCGAGCCACGGTGGCGGCAGACGTTGTGGAAGGCGTGGATCTTGCCCTCGGCGCCGCGCAGGACGATCACCGGGTTGTCGCCGATCTGCAGGGTGAGGAAGTTGCCCTTGGTCGGGATCTCGCAGGTCATCCCGGCGATCAGCCACTCCTTGTGGAAGATCTCCTGCATGTCCAGCTGGAACAGGCGCTCGTCGTTGTAGAAGGGTTGCGGCAGCGAGAAGCTGTGGTCGCGAGTGCGCAGCATCTCGGCGGTGGCCTTGCGGGCCGGTTCCAGCGGATCGCCCAGACTCAGGGTAGTAGTGACGTCCATTGCTAGGTCCTCATGCCGTAGCCCGTTGGCTGCCGGCGGAAATAGTGGCTGATACGGTTTGCCACGCAGGGCAGTGGCAGCAGGTGCACAGCGCGCCGAGTGCGCTTTCCCGCCGTCCTCGTTCAACCGATTGGGGTTGCTCGGCATGGAGCTGAGTGTGGGGCCGCGAGCCGGGAATACCCTTATCCATGGGCGACACGGCCACGTCATTTCCCGACGCGCCAGCGCACGTCCCAGGCGGCAGGTCGCGATAAGCATGCAAATGTCGCTGGCAGGTAAATGCAGCACCCGAGGTCGTGCACACAATCCGCCCCATCAGGCATGCCGCAAGGCCCCGTGCTTTCTATGTCCAGGCGACACAGACAAGCGGGCCCCGGCGCTGCCCCATCAGGCCCTGCGCGGCCCGCGTGCGCGGAGAGACAGCATGTCGACGAACACCTTCCTCAACCCGGTCAACACCCAGACCTGGGCCAACGGGCGCCACCTGGTGCGCTGCGTGAAAGCCATCCAGGAAACCTGGGATGTGCGCACCTTCTGCTTCATGGCCGACGCGCCGATCATGTTCTTCTTCAAGCCCGGCCAGTTCGTCACCCTGGAACTGGAGATCGACGGCCAGCCGATCATGCGCTCCTACACCATCTCCAGCTCGCCCTCGGTGCCGTACAGCTTCTCCATCACCATCAAGCGCGTGCCCGGCGGCAAGGTCTCGAACTGGCTGCACGACAACCTCAAGGAAGGCGACCAGGTCCCGGTGCACGGCCCGGTGGGCAACTTCAACGCCATCGACTTCCCGACCGAGAAGGCGTTGTTCCTTTCCGGCGGTGTCGGCATCACCCCGGTGATGTCCATGTCGCGCTGGTTCTTCGATACCAACGGCAATGTCGACATGGTCTTCGTGCACAGCGCGCGCACGCCCAAGGACATCATCTACCACCGCGAGCTGGAGCACATGGCTTCGCGGATCAACAACTTCAAGCTGCACCTGATCTGCGAGAAATACGAGATGGGCGAGTCCTGGGCCGGCTACCGGGGCTTCCTGAACAAGGCGATGCTGCAGCTGATGGCGCCGGACTTCCTCGAGCGCGAAGTGTTCTGCTGCGGCCCTACACCCTACATGCACGCGGTCAAGCGCCTGCTCGAGGCCGAGGGCTACGACATGTCGCGCTACCACGAGGAAGCCTTCGGCCCGACCCCGCCGGAAGTGCGCGCCGACGTGAAGGAGCTGGCCGCCGAGGCCGCCGAAGCGCCGGCCGTGCCGCTCGCGGACCAGAACCTCGTCGAGTTCTGCGAGACCGGCAAGAGCATCCGCGTGGCGCCGGGCGAGACTGTCCACGCCGCCGCCGCCCAGCTCGGGCTGCACATTCCCAAGGCCTGCGGCATGGGCATCTGCGGCACCTGCAAGGTGATGAAGCGCTCCGGCGAGGTGGAGATGGAGCACAACGGCGGGATCACCGACGAAGACGTCGCCGAAGGCTACATCCTGTCCTGCTGCAGCGTGCCCAAGGGCGATGTGGTGATCGAGTACTGACCACAGGCTGCCCCCACCCGCCCCACACGTTACCCACTGAGTTATCCACAGGCTGAAGGTGTCCCGACGCAAGGCCGGAGACACCTAAGGCCGACCGGACTGGCCGCCTCGATCCCGTCTGCAACCCGCATGCCACCTGGCTTCGAGCTTGTGCGCGGAGCCACCACCAAGGCGCACGCAAGCGCACAGCCGCAGGCCTTTTCAGGCATGGGCTGCGACGAATATCCACATTCGCTCAGTCTTCTTCCGGGGTCGCCTTGTAGCTGCCGGACAGGCGTTGCTGCACGTCCTGTGGGACAGCGCTGTAGTGGCTGGAGGAAAGACTGTAGAGACCTTGCCCGGCGGTAATGGATTTGAGCCGGTTGGCGTAACCGTCCAACTCAGCCAGCGGCACCTGACCGCGCACCAGCGCGACGCTGGCCGATAGCGACTCGGTGCCCAGCACCTGGCCGCGACGGCCGGTGAGGTCGGCGGTGATGTCGCCCAGATGGGTTTCCGGGGTGGTCACCTCGATCTGCATCACCGGCTCCAGCACGATGCCACCGGCATTGCGCAGCGCATCGAGCATCGCCTTGCGCCCGGCGGCCTGGAAGGCGATGTCCTTGGAATCCACCGAGTGGCTCTTGCCGTCGAAGACCGTGACCTTGACGTCCTCCACCGGGAAGCCGGCCAGCGGCCCGGCCGCCAGCGCCGAGCGCACGCCCTTCTCCACGGATGGAATGAAGTTGCCGGGAATCACCCCGCCCTTGATCGCATCGACGAACGCGAAACCTTCGCCACGCGGCAGCGGCTCGATGCGCAGGAACACCTCGCCGAACTGCCCTGCTCCCCCGGTCTGTTTCTTGTGCCGGCTATGCCCCTCCGCTGCACGCGTGGCGGTCTCGCGGTAAGGCACGGCGGGCGCGCGGGTCTGCACTTCCAGCTTGTACTGCCCGGCCATTCGCTCGAGCAGATAACGCAGGTGCATCTCGCCCATGCCGCGCAGCACGGTCTGCTGGGTGGAGGCGTTGTAGTCCAGGCGCACACAGGGGTCCTCGGCCTGCAGGCGCTGGAGGATTTCCGCCAGGCGCTGCTCGTCGCCACGCCGGCTCGCCTCGATGGCCAGGCCCTGCATCGGCTCGGGGAATTCCACGGGCTTGAGGTGGATATGGTCCTCGTCATGGGAGTCGTGCAGCACCACGCCGTAGTCCAGTTCGTCGACCTTGGTCAGTGCGCCAAAGTCACCGGGGATCAACCAGGGCGCCTCCTCGTGCTTCTTTCCCTGCAGGCGTAGCAGATGACCCACCTTGAACGACTTGCGCCCGTCGCCGGCGAACAGCTGCATTTCCCGGCGAATCGTGCCCTGGTGCACGCGGAACACGGCCAGGCGACCGACGAAGGGGTCGATCACCACCTTGAACACATGGGCCAGCACATGGGCCTTGGGGTCCGGCTGGCAGGGCACCGGATGCTCCTTGCCCTTGTCATCGGTACGCAGGAACAGCGGCGGGTTGCCCTCGGCAGGATTGGGTGCGAGGCGCGCGAGAATGTCGGCCAGCTCCGGCACGCCGGCGCCGGTACGTGCGGAGACGAAGCACAGGGGAATCAGGTGCCCGTCGCGCAGCGCGCGCTCGAAGGGTTCGTGCAGCGCCTCGGGCGCCACCTCGCCCTCCTCCAGGTAATGCGCCATCAGCGCCTCGTCCACCTCCACCACCTGGTCGACCAGCGCCTGGTGCGCCTCGGCCACGGAGGAAAAGTCAGCCTCGCCATCGGGATTGAAGAAACAATCCACAACCCGTGCGCCACCCTCGGCGGGCAGATTGATCGGCAATACCTCCTTGCCGAACGACTCGCGCAAACCCGCCAGCAGTGCCGGCAGGTCAACGCGTTCGGCATCGATCTTGTTCACCACCAGCATCCGGCACAGGCCGCGCTCACCGGCCCAGTCCATCATCCGGCGGGTGGACAGCTCGATGCCGTTCTGCGCGTTCACCACCACCAGCGCGGTTTCCACCGCCGCCAGCGCCGGCAGCGCGTGGCCGATGAAGTCGGGATAGCCAGGAGTGTCGATCAGGCGAATCTGCGCACCCGCGTGCTCGAAGTGCACCAGCGCGGCGGCCAGGGAGTGATGGTATTCGCGCTCCATGGGGTCGGAGTCGCAGAGGGTGTCGCCGCGCTCCAGCGAGCCCATGCTGGCAATCGCCCCGCTGTGCTGCAGCAGCGCCTCGGCAAGCAGGGTCTTGCCGCAGTCACCGTGGCCGACCAGGGCCACGGTGCGGATCTGTTCCACCGAGTAACTGGACATGATGGTCTCCCGCCCCCAGGGTTTCTGCCCGCCGTGGGGTGAATTATAGGCAGCGCGCCCAGTGCCCCTGGACAAATATTGATCAGCCCGCCGCGCACCAGTACCGGCGCAGCTTGCAGCGATCCATCCACAGTCCGCCCACATCTTCCCGGCAGAACGCTGCACAGCCAATGTGGAAAACCCGCCGTGAAAATCGCTGAAAGCCAGAAGTGACGGGGCTTTCGACATTTGATCAAAAAACGTACTGAGATGATAAAGGCACGCTGTACGCGGCCTCTGGCGATCTGGTGACAGGTTGTCCACACCTTCTGCGAGATTCGCCCCACAGGGATTGTGGAAAGTTTCCCGTAGCCCGCGTCGCTGGGGAAAGTGGCTGTGGATCAGTCGCTTGCATTCATCGCTGATCAATCTTTGAACAAGCCTGTGAAGACCCCGCCAGGCGTGGCGCTGGTGATGTTTTCCACAGGAGGCGCACAAGCGGGTCAACATAAACCGGGGATAGCGGTGGAAAGGTCATGCACAGAAAAATCACCGCAATCGATACACAGGCACGCAAGTAATTGAAAAGACGGACTTGGTCAGAAAACAACCAGTTTCAGGGAAGCCACGTGCTATCAGCTCCGCAGGCACCTCCCAACAGTTTTTCCACAGGTTGGACAAGCTTGCCTCCACAGCGACTGTGGAGATCTCCACAACGCCCCATTTCATGCATGAAAGCCACGGATTACGCGGCCCCTGCGACAATTCGCAGGGATTTTTCGCTATTCACGAAACTGCCACGACGCTGTCATTTCCCACGACCTTATCCACAGCTTTATCACAAGGCTGCCCCCAGTTTTTCGGCAAATGCTGAAACACAGCCGGCGCCCCCCGCGCCGGGCCCAGGGCTATGCTGAGTTTCCCCAGCAGAGGAGCCAGTCCCATGATCCTGACCACCACGCCCACCATCGAGGGCAAGACCATCCAGGAATACCGCGGCATCGTGGTCGGCGAGGCGATCCTCGGCGCCAACGTGTTCCGCGACCTGTTCGCCGGCCTGCGCGACATCATCGGCGGCCGTTCCGGTGCGTACGAGAAGGAGCTGGGGCGGGCGCGAGAGATCGCCTTCGAGGAGCTACAGGAGCGCGCCGAGGAGCTGGGCGCCAATGCCGTGGTGGGCATCGACCTGGATTACGAGGTGGTGGGCCAGAACGGCAGCATGCTGATGGTCAGCGTGAGCGGGACGGCGGTGCGTATCTGACGCCCGCAAGAGCGTCTATTTCCCTCTGGGGAATCGGTGCCGCCCTATATCCCCTCACCCCAACCCTCTCCCAGGGGGAGAGGGGGCAGATCGTGCCGACTGACGCCATAGCTTCATCCTGCACCGAACGGTCCCCTCTCCCGCTTGCGGGAGAGGGTTAGGGTGAGGGGCTCTTGGTCTTGCTGGAGCGCGCCATGGGCGATTGAGGGGGCGGTCCGCTCCTGCAGGCCTCGATCAAAGTTTGATCAAGCCTCTGAAAGCCTCGCCGCCCGTCGCTTGCAGGAGTTCATCCACAGGTTGGCGACAGGTTGCGCGAGCAACCGTCCCCAGCGACTGGGGACAACTCAGGCGCTCATCACCTTGCGAATATCCGCCGCCAGCGCCTCGACCCGCTCGATCTCGGTGTCCCACGAGCACATGAAGCGCGCGCCGCCGGCGCCGATGAAGGTGTAGAAGCGCCAGCCCAACTGACGCAGGGCTTCCAGCGCGGGCTCGGACATCTGCAGGAATACGCCGTTGGCCTCCACCGGGAACATCAGCTGCACGCCCGGCACGTCGGCGACGCGCTCGGCCAGCAGTTGTGCACAGCGGTTGGCATGGCTGGCGTAGTGCATCCAGGCGTCATCCTGCAGCACGCCGACCCAGGGTGCGGCGAGGAAGCGCATCTTCGAGGCCAGTTGGCCGGCCTGCTTGCAGCGATAGTCGAAGCCTTCGGCCAGCTCGCGGTTGAAGAACAGGATGGCCTCGCCCACCGCCATGCCGTTCTTGGTACCGCCGAAGCACAGCACTTCGACGCCGGCCTTCCAGGTCAGCTCGGCCGGGGTCGCGCCGAGGAAGGCGCAGGCATTGGAGAAGCGTGCGCCGTCCATGTGCAGGTGCAGGCCCAGTTCGCGGCAGGTGGCGCTGAGCGCCTGCAGCTCGTCCGGGCGGTAGACGGTGCCGACCTCGGTGGCCTGGGTGATGGTGACCACGCGCGGCTTGGGATAGTGGATGTCCTGGCGCTTGAGGGCGATCTCGCGGATCGCTTCGGGAGTCAGCTTGCCCTGGGCGTCGGTGCGCGCCAGCAGCAGCTTGGAGCCGTTGGAGAAGAACTCCGGCGCGCCGCACTCGTCGGTCTCGACGTGGGCGGTCTCGGCGCAGATCACGCTGTGGTAGCTCTGGCACAGCGCCGCCAGGGCCAGGGAGTTGGCCGCGGTGCCGTTGAAGGCGAAGAAGACTTCGCAGTCGGTCTCGAACAGCTCGCGGAAGTAGTCGGAGGCGCGGGCGGTCCACTGGTCGTCGCCGTAGGCGCGCTCGTGGCCGCGATTGGCCTCGGCCATGGCCGCCCAGGCTTCGGGGCAGATGCCGGAATAGTTGTCGCTGGCGAACTGTTGGGTGTTGTCGGTCATGGTGCGGCCTCGGAAAACGTTGTGCGTCAGGCAGCAGCGTAGCAACGGATAGTCGCCCGCCGCCGGAGGGCGCAGGCCTCCCACTGACGGGAGGCCGCGGGATGGATCAGGGCAGCTTGGTCAGTGCCATCTGCTCGGAGATCGGCACGAACAGCTCGCGCAGGGACTGCGCGGTGCCGCCGTTGGGCTTGTCCGGCGAGGTCATGTTGAGCACGTAGCGGCCCTTGATCAGGCCGGTCAGGCTCGACTCGCCAGCCTTGTCGTCCGGGCCCGGCACGCTGATGGCCAGCGGGTCGCCCATGCGGGTGCTGTCGATCACCGGCAGGTATTGCTCGCCGCCGAACTGCGCGGCGGTGCCGTTCTGCAGCGCAGCCTGGCGCGCCTGGTTGAGCAGCGAGACGTTCTTCGCGGTGGTGTCGCGGAGCTTGGCCTGGGCGGTCAGGTACTGCCTGGCGGCCTCGCCCTGCTGGTCGGCGCCCGGCGCAGGCAGGCCGGTATCGGTCAGGGTCACGACCAGGTGCTGGCTGCCATCGGCCTTGCCGTAGACGATGGTGGCGTCGTCATAGCCGCACTCGCGGGACAGGTAGGGGTAGCCGTAGATGGCCTTGGTCGGCGGCAGCGCCTTCTCCAGCACATGGCCAGTGCAGCTGTCGCCGGCCGGGGTGGCCGCGGCGGCGCTGCTGGCAGCCTCGGGCGCTTCGGCCTTGGCGGGTTTGCTGTCGTCACCACAGCCCTGCAGCGTCGCGGTGAGCAGCAGGGCGGAAAGCAGAGTCAGGGAGCGGTTCATGGCGTCCTCGCATTTCGTGAGAGGCGCAGTTTATCCGCTACGCCGCTCCCCGTGCAGGGCCGTTCAAGCGCCGCGTGGCGCAATCGCCTGCGGGCCTGCGGGCCTGTGACCTCCGGCCGACCGTCGACTTCGCTGCGCGGCTGATCGTCGGTCCGGTAATCCGTCCGCAGGCCGATGTCGCCGGAGACGCGGCATTCGCTGCCAGATTTGAGCGGGGCCCGCACCGCCGAGATCGGCAACACGGGTGGCAAGGGCTCAGCGGAGTGAGTGCCGCTCGATCTCTAGCATCCAGCCATTGCCGGACGCTCCCATTTGCAGGGGCGGCATTTTCCGATCCGGAATTCGCGCGATCAGGGCATGCAGCGCCAGCGGCCCAAGGCTTCGTCGTAGGCTGCACCCGCCACGGCGAGGCCCTCCCCGCGTGACACCAGGCAGAAAGTCTTCATGAAGGTCGCCCGCTGGCCATCGCCGGCACTGTCGTGGCCGCCGAGAGTGGCGTTGTACAAGCCGGGCTCCAGGGGCCGTGCGAGGACTTTCTCGCGGAAGCCTGGGATTGCCTGGCCATAGCCGAAGCAGGTATCGCCGCGTAGCGGCACGCCCTGGGTCGGTTCGATGCTGGCCGACGACCAGAACGGCTCGTAAGGCTCGCGGGCGACTTCGATGTAATGCACCGCCACCTGCCGCTCATCTACCTGCAGCGTGTGGTTGAAGAACAGGCCTGGGGACTTGAACATCGCGCCGCCGAAACACAGCGTCCTGCCCTGCATCCAGACGTTGGCGTCGCCGTCGAAGAGTCGGGACATGGCTTGAACCTGCGGCGACAGCACTGCGCCAATCCAGAGAGCCAGCGCGATTCGTCCAGCCAATCGAGGTTGCATCATTGCTCCAGCAGCAGCGGCAGGAGCTCGCCTGCAGGCAGCGTAAGGGTGTGGGAAAAGTAAGCCTTGTAACCGTAGGCGTTCATCACGACCTTGCATGGAATACTCGTGCGCCCAGCAAGAACCTCCTTGAAACGCTGCTGATTAATGAACCGATCCGATCGGCCTTCATCTTCCGTTTCCGAAAAGTGCAAGCTGGAGGAATAAAGATATTGACCGCTATCTTGGCCGATGCGATCTACCGTGCCGTATCCGAACACCGGGATCACATGATCCATCGCGAATATCGGCTCACGCTCGAGCGAGCACACCAGGCGCTGGCCAATCTTGCCACTACCCTCGAGATGGGAATAAACATCATCGAGATCGAGGTCTGACGCAAAGTACAGGTTGAAACTTATGCGCCCCGTTACCGGCTCCGAGCGTAAGTAAGTCAAGTTTGCGGTGGGTTGGTGGTGATCTTTCATGCACGCCGAACAGAACGCTGCAATCAGAAGGGGGAAAAGAGCATTGCCAAGCTTCATTTTCCCAAATACTCCTCGATCGATCGCTTGATGTAATAGTGGGGCGAGTAGTTCGGCAACATCGTGACCGTGAACATGCGATCCGCATCCGCGTGATTGATATCCGCAGCGATGTCTATGTCGGTCCCTTCGGGTATCCAGCGCTCACCGAACTCGGCAACACTGTCCGACATGTTTGGATGCACTGCGGCCGCGCGAACATTGATCCAGAACGAGGCCACGGGCGTTGGTTTGCTCAAGTAAATATCCGAACCCAGCCAAACCCAGAAGCCATTACCCACGGGGTCCAGAGTTATCAGCATTTCTACGCGGTAACCCTTGTCGGTCAGAATCTTCGAGAGGTGCGCACCATTCCAGGCACCAAGGCTGTGCCCAACGATGTAAACGGGAACCGACCGGGTGGGAATTTCCTTCAATACATATTTATCGATATCCCACCAGCCCCGCGCTTCGCTGTAATCCAGGTAATGGGATGCATAGATTCCAGCATGCCGCTGATTTTCGAAATCGGTATCGAGGGTGCTCTTGGGAGCCGCGATATTATTGTTCGGCCCCTGGAAGTAATACGATTCCTTGTCCGCAGCCCCGCCGATGAAGAACACCACTGCTTTCTTCACCTCGACCGGCACCTGCTTGATCGTCTGATCGTCCACAGGAGTCAGCGTACGGGTGGCCGCTACCCTGGGTGCATCGAGAACGGCGTTCGACCCGGCGCTCATGCCACACCCCCCCGCAAGAATCTGGACCTTCTCTGCCTCGCCCAGGCGACTCACCAGATGAGTGAACCCCTGGTCATCGGATACGCCCTTCTCGATCACCCCGTTGGCTCGGCGGATGGCGTAAGGGTAGCGGGGAATGGGTTCGCCAGTCCGTGAACAGACCAATTGGAACCTATCCTCAAACGTATTGGGCAAAGGCGCAGGCGGGATGAACGGCGCAGGCGTGTGCTGCGTGCCCACCAGAACATCTCCAGAACCGTTGATGATCACGCCACCGTGGGCGGTGGCACTTCCCAGGAAAGCAATGGGCTGGCCGTTGACGAGGATGGTGGGAATGCCCTCGGTCACGACATCCCCGCAGGCGGTGCTGTCGCCTATGCGCAGGGCCGGTAATCCATTGATGATGACGTTGGGAGAGCCAGTGACGGTCGCATTCACGCCATGGCCGATTAATGGGCAGGCGTCCTGATCGCTCAGGCGAGCGGCGGGTTTGGACATGCTCGAACTCCTTTCTGGCATGGCACCGAGCGGTGCAGCGCGTCGCATTCTGCGAGCCGACCGACCGCGCATCCACGCCCCAAGGGCATTTCCAGTCATTTCCTACATGTCGCGTCTGGCGTGCCCCTACATGTCGCAAACGCACCTAGCCACGGCGTGCGTAGGCATCTGGCCAGAGAGGGCCAGTCATACCATCGCTGCCATGGGGGCCACTCGGCTCCGTACCGGCCATGGCGCTTCCGGGCGCCGCAGGGAGACCAGCGATGTTCAGCAAGCACGACCAGATCCAGGGCTATGACGACGAACTGCTCGCGGCGATGGATGCCGAGGAGGCCCGCCAGGAGGACCACCTCGAGCTGATCGCTTCGGAGAACTACACCAGCAAGCGCGTCATGCAGGCCCAGGGCAGCGGGCTGACCAACAAGTACGCCGAAGGTTATCCGGGCAAGCGTTACTACGGCGGCTGCGAGCATGTGGATAAGGTCGAGCAGCTGGCCATCGACCGCGCCAAGCAGCTGTTCGGCGCCGACTACGCCAACGTACAGCCGCACTCCGGCTCCTCGGCCAACTCCGCCGTGTATCTGGCGCTGATCAATGCTGGCGACACCATCCTGGGCATGAGCCTGGCCCACGGCGGCCACCTGACCCACGGCGCCAAGGTGTCGTCCTCGGGCAAGCTCTACAACGCCGTGCAGTACGGCCTGAACACCGACACCGGGCTGATCGACTATGACGAAGTCGAGCGCCTGGCGGTGGAACACAAGCCGAAGATGATCGTCGCCGGCTTCTCCGCCTACTCCAAGACTCTCGACTTCCCGCGCTTCCGCGCCATTGCCGACAAGGTCGGGGCGCTGCTGTTCGTCGACATGGCCCACGTTGCCGGCCTGGTGGCCGCGGGCCTGTACCCGAACCCGCTGCCCTACGCCGACGTGGTCACCACCACCACCCACAAGACCCTGCGCGGCCCACGCGGCGGCCTGATCCTGGCGAAATCCAACGAAGAGATCGAGAAGAAGCTCAATTCCGCCGTCTTCCCCGGCGCCCAGGGCGGCCCGCTGATGCATGTGATCGCCGCCAAGGCGGTGTGCTTCAAGGAAGCGCTGGAACCCGGCTTCAAGGACTACCAGGCCCAAGTGATCAAGAACGCCCAGGCGATGGCCAAGGTATTCATCGAGCGTGGCTACGACGTGGTGTCCGGCGGCACCGACAACCATCTGATGCTGATCAGCCTGGTGAAGCAGGGCCTGACCGGCAAGGAAGCCGACGCCGCCCTCGGCCGCGTCGGCATCACCGTGAACAAGAACGCCGTGCCGAACGACCCGCAGAGCCCGTTCGTCACCTCCGGCATCCGCATCGGTACGCCGGCCGTCACCACCCGTGGCCTGAAG includes these proteins:
- the gbcA gene encoding glycine-betaine demethylase subunit GbcA, which produces MDVTTTLSLGDPLEPARKATAEMLRTRDHSFSLPQPFYNDERLFQLDMQEIFHKEWLIAGMTCEIPTKGNFLTLQIGDNPVIVLRGAEGKIHAFHNVCRHRGSRLCVSDKGKVAKLVCPYHQWTYELDGRLLFAGTEMGADFDMKDYSLKPVNVKTAGGYIFISLSENPPAIDDFLRTLEHYMEPYDMENTKVAVQTTLREKANWKLVLENNRECYHCNGSHPELLNTLLEWDDVTDPRASQAFKDQVAACTTAWDAEKIPYAHASFGLRNRIVRMPLLQGTVSMTMDGKQGSKKLMGRIQNPDLGSMRILHLPHSWNHCMGDHLIVFTVWPISAQETVVTTKWLVHKDAVEGVDYDVARLREVWDATNDQDRRLAEENQRGINSTAYQPGPYSKTYEFGVINFLDWYSERMLNNLGEESAHARLVAEK
- the gbcB gene encoding glycine-betaine demethylase subunit GbcB — protein: MSTNTFLNPVNTQTWANGRHLVRCVKAIQETWDVRTFCFMADAPIMFFFKPGQFVTLELEIDGQPIMRSYTISSSPSVPYSFSITIKRVPGGKVSNWLHDNLKEGDQVPVHGPVGNFNAIDFPTEKALFLSGGVGITPVMSMSRWFFDTNGNVDMVFVHSARTPKDIIYHRELEHMASRINNFKLHLICEKYEMGESWAGYRGFLNKAMLQLMAPDFLEREVFCCGPTPYMHAVKRLLEAEGYDMSRYHEEAFGPTPPEVRADVKELAAEAAEAPAVPLADQNLVEFCETGKSIRVAPGETVHAAAAQLGLHIPKACGMGICGTCKVMKRSGEVEMEHNGGITDEDVAEGYILSCCSVPKGDVVIEY
- the fusA gene encoding elongation factor G, with amino-acid sequence MSSYSVEQIRTVALVGHGDCGKTLLAEALLQHSGAIASMGSLERGDTLCDSDPMEREYHHSLAAALVHFEHAGAQIRLIDTPGYPDFIGHALPALAAVETALVVVNAQNGIELSTRRMMDWAGERGLCRMLVVNKIDAERVDLPALLAGLRESFGKEVLPINLPAEGGARVVDCFFNPDGEADFSSVAEAHQALVDQVVEVDEALMAHYLEEGEVAPEALHEPFERALRDGHLIPLCFVSARTGAGVPELADILARLAPNPAEGNPPLFLRTDDKGKEHPVPCQPDPKAHVLAHVFKVVIDPFVGRLAVFRVHQGTIRREMQLFAGDGRKSFKVGHLLRLQGKKHEEAPWLIPGDFGALTKVDELDYGVVLHDSHDEDHIHLKPVEFPEPMQGLAIEASRRGDEQRLAEILQRLQAEDPCVRLDYNASTQQTVLRGMGEMHLRYLLERMAGQYKLEVQTRAPAVPYRETATRAAEGHSRHKKQTGGAGQFGEVFLRIEPLPRGEGFAFVDAIKGGVIPGNFIPSVEKGVRSALAAGPLAGFPVEDVKVTVFDGKSHSVDSKDIAFQAAGRKAMLDALRNAGGIVLEPVMQIEVTTPETHLGDITADLTGRRGQVLGTESLSASVALVRGQVPLAELDGYANRLKSITAGQGLYSLSSSHYSAVPQDVQQRLSGSYKATPEED
- a CDS encoding heavy metal-binding domain-containing protein gives rise to the protein MILTTTPTIEGKTIQEYRGIVVGEAILGANVFRDLFAGLRDIIGGRSGAYEKELGRAREIAFEELQERAEELGANAVVGIDLDYEVVGQNGSMLMVSVSGTAVRI
- a CDS encoding low specificity L-threonine aldolase, which encodes MTDNTQQFASDNYSGICPEAWAAMAEANRGHERAYGDDQWTARASDYFRELFETDCEVFFAFNGTAANSLALAALCQSYHSVICAETAHVETDECGAPEFFSNGSKLLLARTDAQGKLTPEAIREIALKRQDIHYPKPRVVTITQATEVGTVYRPDELQALSATCRELGLHLHMDGARFSNACAFLGATPAELTWKAGVEVLCFGGTKNGMAVGEAILFFNRELAEGFDYRCKQAGQLASKMRFLAAPWVGVLQDDAWMHYASHANRCAQLLAERVADVPGVQLMFPVEANGVFLQMSEPALEALRQLGWRFYTFIGAGGARFMCSWDTEIERVEALAADIRKVMSA
- a CDS encoding PAAR domain-containing protein, producing the protein MSKPAARLSDQDACPLIGHGVNATVTGSPNVIINGLPALRIGDSTACGDVVTEGIPTILVNGQPIAFLGSATAHGGVIINGSGDVLVGTQHTPAPFIPPAPLPNTFEDRFQLVCSRTGEPIPRYPYAIRRANGVIEKGVSDDQGFTHLVSRLGEAEKVQILAGGCGMSAGSNAVLDAPRVAATRTLTPVDDQTIKQVPVEVKKAVVFFIGGAADKESYYFQGPNNNIAAPKSTLDTDFENQRHAGIYASHYLDYSEARGWWDIDKYVLKEIPTRSVPVYIVGHSLGAWNGAHLSKILTDKGYRVEMLITLDPVGNGFWVWLGSDIYLSKPTPVASFWINVRAAAVHPNMSDSVAEFGERWIPEGTDIDIAADINHADADRMFTVTMLPNYSPHYYIKRSIEEYLGK